A region from the Helcococcus ovis genome encodes:
- a CDS encoding DUF3267 domain-containing protein, producing the protein MGKKERKLTPKEQKRKEKFEELSSEMIKMGYKKTDLTLGTLTANLLAIPIMLPFMALGLLIFKLTQANVKIIIMIEIFDLIILFGILLVLIVIHELIHGLTWGAFAKNHFKSIDFGFIWSTLTPYCTCNETLKKWQYILGGLMPTLVLGFGILAAACILHNIFLFMIAELMIVSGGGDFLIVFKILLYKSKGNDVYYYDHPYECGVVVFEK; encoded by the coding sequence ATGGGTAAAAAAGAAAGAAAATTAACTCCAAAAGAACAAAAAAGAAAAGAAAAATTTGAAGAGCTTTCTAGTGAGATGATTAAAATGGGATATAAAAAAACAGATTTGACATTGGGTACACTCACAGCTAATCTATTAGCCATACCAATAATGCTTCCTTTTATGGCATTAGGATTATTGATTTTTAAATTAACGCAAGCGAATGTTAAAATTATAATTATGATTGAAATTTTTGATTTAATTATATTATTTGGTATTTTATTAGTCCTAATTGTGATTCATGAATTAATTCATGGTTTGACATGGGGGGCATTTGCAAAAAATCATTTTAAGTCCATTGATTTTGGCTTTATTTGGTCAACACTTACACCATATTGTACATGTAATGAAACTTTGAAAAAATGGCAGTATATATTAGGCGGCTTGATGCCTACATTAGTTTTAGGTTTTGGAATTTTGGCAGCTGCTTGCATATTGCATAATATATTTTTATTTATGATCGCTGAATTAATGATTGTTTCAGGAGGAGGGGATTTCTTGATTGTATTTAAAATATTATTATATAAATCAAAAGGAAATGATGTGTATTATTATGACCATCCTTATGAATGTGGAGTGGTTGTTTTTGAAAAGTAA
- a CDS encoding LPXTG cell wall anchor domain-containing protein, which yields MKKKGQKKKLYYGSAIALSSAFILNGLTPLSLFVQKPSTVLAQAQESQNDGWMGICNDKSKDDFTAKAKVNETEKTVTFEFDFSHWNGGFKNEAKLMGVNGQWTPGMGRELKADNSKKTYTVTLSFDEVKSMCKEGVENCKKGFKIYLPELAKNGNTSDCWRPCDRSGVGSGNAQIPDFLIKKIKEVEEKMKPVPKDPELEAKKKELEKSIEEVRNINGEYKKKYKVEGEINKYSDLSKDIRRKLGEAQQVKDCGDKDKIDSIIKELKELKEKYEALMKSKEEKEKPEKEVKPVPPSPAPSPSPEPKPAPAPDPTPSPSPSPAPAPKPEEKTDETNNVNRKELSDLIDKVLTLPWDKIIDSEELKEALGKARRANDSLEPTKEEIDKAKKGLEEAYNKIVKPAEPEKPDQRKYELRIKEVDEKGNSIQFLDVFENLTVEEVNNKTTEVIGKDYKVVKTDISDDVKTITVSVVKITSEKPVEPKKPIEPEKPKEEKPAQRKYELRIKEVDEKGNSIQFLDVFENLTVEEVNNKTTEVIGKDYKVVKTDISDDGKTIIISVVKVVVEKPEEPKKPVEPKKPEEPKKPEEPKKPEEPKKPEEPKKPEEPNKPEEPNKPEEPKKPEEPKKPVEPKKPVEPKKPVEPKKPEEPKKPEEPKKPEEPNKPEEPKKPVEPKKPVEPKKPVEPKKPEEPKKPGEPKKPGEPKKPGEPNKPEEPNKPEEPNKPEEPKKPVEPKKPEEPKKPHVDNPETGDAFNPSVYAGIMSVVGGLLTFLGIKKRKED from the coding sequence ATGAAGAAAAAAGGACAAAAGAAAAAATTGTATTATGGTAGTGCGATAGCCTTATCGTCAGCTTTTATTTTGAATGGTTTAACGCCACTTAGTTTATTTGTACAAAAGCCCTCAACAGTATTAGCACAAGCTCAGGAATCTCAAAATGATGGCTGGATGGGCATTTGTAATGATAAAAGTAAAGATGATTTTACAGCAAAAGCTAAAGTGAATGAAACTGAAAAAACTGTAACCTTTGAATTTGACTTCTCGCATTGGAATGGAGGATTTAAAAATGAAGCTAAGTTAATGGGGGTTAATGGGCAATGGACACCAGGTATGGGAAGAGAATTAAAAGCTGATAATAGTAAAAAAACATACACCGTAACCTTATCTTTTGACGAAGTAAAAAGTATGTGTAAAGAAGGCGTTGAAAATTGTAAAAAAGGATTTAAGATATATTTACCTGAGTTAGCAAAAAACGGCAATACGAGTGATTGTTGGAGACCGTGTGATAGAAGTGGTGTGGGAAGTGGCAACGCACAAATTCCAGATTTTTTAATTAAAAAAATTAAAGAAGTAGAAGAAAAAATGAAACCGGTTCCAAAAGATCCGGAATTGGAAGCTAAGAAAAAGGAACTGGAAAAGTCAATAGAGGAAGTTCGTAATATTAATGGTGAATATAAAAAAAAATATAAAGTAGAGGGAGAAATCAATAAATATTCTGATTTAAGTAAAGATATAAGAAGAAAATTAGGTGAGGCTCAACAAGTTAAAGATTGTGGTGATAAAGATAAAATTGATTCAATAATAAAAGAATTAAAAGAACTAAAAGAAAAATATGAAGCATTAATGAAATCCAAAGAAGAAAAAGAAAAGCCTGAAAAAGAAGTGAAACCGGTTCCACCATCACCAGCACCATCACCATCACCAGAGCCAAAACCAGCACCTGCACCAGATCCAACTCCATCACCATCACCATCACCAGCTCCGGCACCTAAACCGGAAGAAAAAACTGACGAAACTAATAATGTAAATAGAAAAGAACTAAGTGACTTAATAGATAAAGTTCTTACTCTTCCATGGGATAAAATTATTGATAGTGAAGAACTAAAAGAAGCATTGGGTAAGGCTCGAAGAGCTAATGATTCACTAGAACCAACAAAAGAAGAAATTGATAAAGCAAAAAAAGGATTAGAAGAAGCATATAACAAGATAGTTAAACCGGCAGAACCAGAAAAACCTGATCAAAGAAAATATGAATTAAGAATAAAAGAAGTAGACGAAAAAGGAAATTCCATTCAATTTTTAGATGTTTTTGAAAATTTAACAGTTGAAGAAGTAAATAACAAAACAACCGAAGTAATTGGAAAAGATTATAAAGTAGTTAAAACGGATATATCGGATGATGTAAAAACAATAACGGTAAGTGTAGTAAAAATTACTTCTGAAAAACCTGTTGAACCTAAAAAACCTATAGAGCCAGAAAAACCAAAAGAAGAAAAACCTGCTCAAAGAAAATATGAATTAAGAATAAAAGAAGTAGACGAAAAAGGAAATTCAATTCAATTTTTAGATGTTTTTGAAAATTTAACAGTTGAAGAAGTAAATAACAAAACAACTGAAGTAATTGGAAAAGATTATAAAGTAGTTAAAACGGATATATCGGATGATGGAAAAACAATAATAATAAGTGTAGTAAAAGTTGTTGTTGAAAAACCGGAAGAACCAAAGAAACCTGTGGAACCAAAGAAACCGGAGGAACCAAAGAAACCGGAGGAACCAAAGAAACCGGAGGAACCAAAGAAACCGGAGGAACCAAAGAAACCGGAGGAACCAAATAAACCGGAAGAACCAAATAAACCGGAGGAACCAAAGAAACCGGAGGAACCAAAGAAACCTGTGGAACCAAAGAAACCTGTGGAACCAAAGAAACCTGTGGAACCAAAGAAACCAGAGGAACCAAAGAAACCGGAGGAACCAAAGAAACCGGAAGAACCAAATAAACCGGAAGAACCAAAGAAACCTGTGGAACCAAAGAAACCTGTGGAACCAAAGAAACCTGTGGAACCAAAGAAACCGGAGGAACCAAAGAAACCGGGAGAACCAAAGAAACCGGGAGAACCAAAGAAACCGGGAGAACCAAATAAACCGGAAGAACCAAATAAACCGGAAGAACCAAATAAACCGGAAGAACCAAAGAAACCTGTGGAACCAAAGAAACCAGAGGAACCAAAAAAACCACATGTAGACAATCCTGAAACAGGAGATGCATTTAATCCAAGCGTATATGCAGGTATTATGTCCGTTGTGGGAGGTTTATTAACATTCCTTGGAATAAAAAAAAGAAAAGAAGATTAA